The following are from one region of the Variovorax sp. V213 genome:
- a CDS encoding TetR/AcrR family transcriptional regulator translates to MKASKDFPPETVEPRSRDADRSQLAILASARDEFAERGLAGARMDSIAARAGLNKRLIYYYFGSKDDLFLAVLERTYADIREAEQQLHLDEIDPVEAIRQLVSFTWHYYLEHPEFITLLNSENLHCAEHLKRSERIQEMNSPLVQLLDTVLERGKRDKLFRAGVDPVQLYISIASLCYFYLSNNHTLSAVFGRDLRAPKAMAQRLSHMTDLVLGYVLH, encoded by the coding sequence ATGAAGGCCTCCAAGGATTTCCCGCCCGAAACGGTCGAGCCGCGCTCGCGCGACGCCGACCGCTCGCAACTCGCGATTCTTGCTTCGGCGCGCGACGAGTTCGCCGAACGGGGCCTGGCCGGCGCGCGCATGGACAGCATCGCGGCGCGCGCAGGCCTGAACAAGCGCCTCATCTACTACTACTTCGGCAGCAAGGACGACCTGTTCCTGGCAGTGCTCGAACGCACCTACGCCGACATCCGCGAGGCCGAGCAACAGCTGCACCTGGACGAGATTGACCCGGTCGAGGCCATTCGCCAGCTGGTCTCGTTCACCTGGCACTACTACCTCGAGCATCCCGAGTTCATCACGCTGCTGAACAGCGAGAACCTGCATTGCGCCGAACACCTCAAGCGCTCCGAGCGCATCCAGGAAATGAACTCGCCGCTGGTGCAGCTGCTCGACACGGTGCTCGAACGCGGCAAGCGCGACAAGCTGTTCCGCGCCGGCGTCGACCCGGTGCAGCTGTACATCTCGATCGCCTCGCTGTGCTACTTCTACCTCTCGAACAACCACACGCTCTCGGCCGTCTTCGGCCGTGACCTGCGCGCGCCCAAAGCGATGGCCCAGCGCCTCTCGCACATGACCGACCTCGTGCTGGGCTACGTCCTGCACTGA
- a CDS encoding tripartite tricarboxylate transporter substrate binding protein, translated as MKQLVRTTALATLTCLAALMPGLAPAQSGYPNKPIRVIVPFAAGSTTDIIARAIADKMGQSMGQTLVVDNRGGASGTIGQQAVATAAPDGYTIMIHSSSHTVSPSTFAKLPFDTVNDFAGVTPISSLPNALVISPSKNIKTLQELVAAAKAKPGTINFASAGQGSATHLNAEKFKLAAKIDATNIPFKGSAEAVTEVLSGRVDYYFSPIAPVIGQIKEGQLIALAVGSPKRAAALPDVPTTTEAGVPGSEFNFWIGMMAPAKTPRDIVNRLHDEVAKALASPEVKERFLKLGADAWTLKPEQFDAYIKDEIKTNATLVKAAGLTPTQ; from the coding sequence ATGAAGCAACTTGTACGCACCACTGCACTCGCCACGCTCACCTGCCTCGCCGCCTTGATGCCGGGCCTGGCGCCGGCACAGAGCGGGTATCCCAACAAGCCCATCCGCGTCATCGTGCCGTTCGCGGCCGGCAGCACCACCGACATCATTGCCCGCGCCATCGCCGACAAGATGGGCCAGAGCATGGGCCAGACGCTGGTGGTGGACAACCGCGGCGGCGCCAGCGGCACCATCGGCCAGCAGGCCGTGGCCACGGCGGCGCCGGACGGCTACACGATCATGATTCACTCGTCGTCGCACACGGTGAGCCCTTCCACCTTCGCGAAGCTGCCGTTCGACACGGTGAACGACTTCGCCGGTGTCACGCCCATTTCGTCGCTGCCCAATGCGCTGGTGATCTCGCCCTCGAAGAACATCAAGACGCTGCAGGAGCTGGTTGCGGCGGCCAAGGCCAAGCCCGGCACCATCAACTTCGCCTCGGCGGGCCAGGGCAGCGCCACCCACCTCAACGCCGAGAAGTTCAAGCTGGCCGCGAAGATCGACGCCACCAACATCCCGTTCAAGGGCTCGGCCGAGGCCGTGACGGAAGTGCTGTCGGGCCGGGTCGACTATTACTTCTCGCCCATCGCGCCGGTCATCGGCCAGATCAAGGAAGGCCAGTTGATCGCACTGGCAGTGGGTTCGCCCAAGCGCGCGGCCGCCCTGCCCGACGTGCCCACTACCACCGAGGCCGGTGTGCCCGGCTCCGAGTTCAACTTCTGGATCGGCATGATGGCACCGGCCAAGACGCCGCGCGACATCGTCAACCGGCTGCACGACGAAGTGGCAAAGGCGCTGGCTTCGCCCGAGGTCAAGGAGCGCTTCCTGAAGCTCGGCGCCGACGCCTGGACGCTCAAGCCCGAGCAGTTCGACGCCTACATCAAGGACGAGATCAAGACCAACGCAACGCTGGTCAAGGCTGCCGGCCTGACGCCGACGCAGTAA
- a CDS encoding Gfo/Idh/MocA family protein, whose protein sequence is MATQRLGIIMHGVTGRMGMNQHLIRSICAIRAQGGVTLSNGDKVMPDPILIGRNAEKMETLAKTHNIARWGTDLDKALENKDDTIFFDAGTTQMRPTLLAKAIRAGKHVYCEKPIATNLNEAVEIARLAEGSGLKHGAVQDKLFLPGLRKLDMLRRAGFFGRMLSVRLEFGYWVFEGDLQPIQRPSWNYRKEDGGGMILDMMCHWRYVLDNLFGEVKSVSCLGATHIPKRWDEAGKPYEATADDAAYATCELTGHNGEPVIAQINMSWVTRVRRDDLVTFHVDGTHGSAVAGLSSCRAQSRVATPRPVWNPDEKQMMNFFDQWQEIPDSQVYDNGFKIQWEHFIRHVVENEPYKWTLPEGAKGVQLVEAALESWKDRRWIDVPQLKI, encoded by the coding sequence ATGGCTACACAACGACTCGGAATCATCATGCACGGCGTCACCGGCCGCATGGGCATGAACCAGCACCTGATCCGCTCGATCTGCGCGATCCGCGCGCAAGGCGGTGTCACGCTGTCGAATGGCGACAAGGTCATGCCCGACCCGATCCTCATCGGCCGCAACGCCGAGAAGATGGAAACGCTCGCCAAGACGCACAACATCGCGCGCTGGGGCACCGACCTCGACAAGGCGCTCGAGAACAAGGACGACACGATTTTCTTCGACGCGGGCACCACGCAGATGCGCCCCACGCTGCTGGCCAAGGCCATCCGCGCCGGCAAGCACGTGTATTGCGAGAAGCCGATCGCCACCAACCTGAACGAGGCCGTCGAAATTGCCCGCCTGGCGGAAGGCTCGGGCCTGAAGCACGGCGCCGTGCAGGACAAGCTCTTCTTGCCGGGCCTGCGCAAGCTCGACATGCTGCGCCGCGCCGGTTTCTTCGGCCGCATGCTCAGTGTGCGACTGGAGTTCGGCTACTGGGTGTTCGAGGGCGACCTGCAGCCCATCCAGCGCCCGAGCTGGAACTACCGCAAGGAAGACGGCGGCGGCATGATCCTGGACATGATGTGCCACTGGCGCTACGTGCTTGACAACCTGTTCGGCGAGGTGAAGTCGGTCTCGTGCCTGGGTGCCACCCACATTCCCAAGCGCTGGGACGAAGCCGGCAAGCCCTATGAAGCCACCGCCGACGACGCGGCCTATGCCACCTGCGAACTCACGGGCCACAACGGCGAGCCGGTGATCGCGCAGATCAACATGAGCTGGGTCACGCGCGTGCGGCGCGACGACCTCGTGACCTTCCACGTCGATGGCACCCACGGCTCGGCCGTGGCGGGCCTGTCGAGCTGCCGCGCCCAGTCGCGCGTGGCCACGCCGCGCCCGGTGTGGAACCCCGACGAGAAGCAGATGATGAATTTCTTCGACCAGTGGCAGGAGATTCCGGATTCTCAGGTGTACGACAACGGCTTCAAGATCCAGTGGGAGCACTTCATTCGCCACGTGGTCGAGAACGAGCCCTACAAGTGGACGCTGCCCGAGGGCGCCAAGGGCGTGCAGCTGGTCGAGGCCGCGCTGGAGTCGTGGAAGGACCGCCGCTGGATCGATGTGCCGCAGCTGAAGATCTGA